A region from the Triticum urartu cultivar G1812 chromosome 1, Tu2.1, whole genome shotgun sequence genome encodes:
- the LOC125521707 gene encoding ubiquitin-conjugating enzyme E2-17 kDa-like, with product MASKRILKELKDLQKDPPTSCSAGPAGEDMFHWQATIMGPPDSPYAGGVFLVNIHFPPDYPFKPPKVSFKTKVFHPNINSNGSICLDILKEQWSPALTISKVLLSICSLLTDPNPDDPLVPEIAHMYKTDRSKYETTARSWTQKYAMG from the exons ATGGCATCAAAGCGCATCCTCAAGGAACTCAAGGACCTGCAGAAGGACCCGCCCACATCATGCAGTGCAG GTCCTGCTGGTGAGGACATGTTTCATTGGCAAGCAACAATTATGGGACCCCCTGACAGTCCCTATGCCGGCGGTGTTTTCTTAGTGAACATTCATTTCCCTCCGGATTACCCCTTCAAGCCACCAAAG GTATCTTTTAAGACAAAGGTCTTCCATCCTAATATCAACAGCAATGGAAGCATATGCCTTGATATTCTTAAGGAGCAGTGGAGCCCTGCTTTGACGATCTCCAAG GTCTTGCTCTCTATCTGCTCCCTGCTGACCGATCCCAACCCGGATGATCCCCTTGTTCCCGAGATTGCCCACATGTACAAGACGGACCGGTCAAAGTACGAGACGACAGCCCGCAGCTGGACGCAGAAGTACGCCATGGGTTGA
- the LOC125536370 gene encoding uncharacterized protein LOC125536370: MPAGGAKTRFGRCPYCRAMICQSTSAAIYYCTKCRTPIRGKNTEPTDDETDNALSSLEILSAVDTESVFSDELEGSSTTQPSVIDVDGDQPPFSCGYNSNSDANSQGIAAASSPSPHRGFGSPRAGKPRSNSCLPRGVEDGLIGSDGQDEVRVVRPVNSRVDALRASSRRTRRASSASDPSILRRRDFSVPDPEEAPRNASSGQQQLRQSALSSRELRTSASVSAATASPLTDPAFQRDLLHALDKLRGMIASIELQPRQASGGSGAVTRRDSRLFRRLESRLAEELPADSAAARGPRRNGYSSAGSASWSSSASSSSGQGERHAARPRRRRHCLPVLGGAPFVVCGECSELLQAPTSAVPSRRRGSVRLRCGGCEKVLEVALPAVAGTAGPARRTSGVSGSGELERAASRSGGAGAQQVPLLLHRALGYDSMSQLLQSRRY; encoded by the exons atgCCGGCCGGGGGCGCGAAGACGCGGTTCGGCCGGTGCCCGTACTGCCGCGCCATGATCTGCCAGAGCACCAGCGCCGCCATCTACTACTGCACCAAATGCCGCACTCCGATCCGAG GCAAGAACACGGAGCCGACAGACGATGAAACGGACAACGCTCTGAGCAGTCTGGAGATCCTCTCGGCCGTCGACACAGAGTCGGTCTTCTCCGACGAGCTCGAGGGTTCCTCTACTACGCAGCCCTCGGTCATCGACGTCGACGGCGACCAACCTCCCTTCTCGTGCGGCTACAACTCCAACTCTGATGCCAACAGCCAGGGGATTGCGGCTGCTTCCTCGCCGTCGCCGCACAGAGGCTTCGGTTCACCACGGGCCGGCAAACCTCGGAGCAATAGCTGCCTACCTCGGGGCGTCGAAGACGGCCTCATTGGCTCGGATGGACAGGACGAGGTTCGAGTCGTTCGACCGGTGAACAGTCGCGTCGATGCGCTCCGGGCGTCGTCTCGGCGGACGAGGCGGGCGTCGAGCGCTTCCGACCCGAGCATTCTGCGCCGACGTGACTTCTCTGTCCCGGATCCCGAGGAGGCGCCGAGGAACGCGTCGTCCGGGCAGCAGCAGCTCCGGCAATCCGCGCTGAGCTCTAGGGAGCTCAGGACGTCTGCCAGCGTGTCCGCTGCCACGGCGTCGCCCCTGACGGACCCGGCGTTCCAAAGGGACCTGCTGCACGCGCTGGACAAGCTCCGCGGCATGATTGCCAGCATCGAGCTGCAGCCGCGGCAGGCGAGCGGCGGGAGCGGGGCCGTGACGCGGCGCGACTCTCGTTTGTTCCGGCGGCTGGAGTCGCGGCTCGCGGAGGAGCTTCCCGCCGACAGCGCGGCGGCACGTGGCCCGCGCCGGAACGGTTACTCGAGCGCTGGCTCCGCCTCGTggtcgtcgtcggcgtcgtcgtCCAGCGGACAGGGCGAGCGGCACGCAGCGAGGCCGCGGAGGAGGCGCCACTGCCTCCCGGTCCTGGGGGGCGCGCCGTTCGTCGTCTGCGGCGAGTGCTCGGAGCTTCTCCAGGCGCCCACGTCGGCGGTGCCGTCGCGGAGGAGGGGAAGCGTCAGGCTGCGGTGCGGCGGGTGCGAGAAAGTGCTCGAGGTGGCGCTTCCCGCGGTCGCGGGTACCGCTGGCCCCGCGCGCCGGACGAGCGGGGTGTCCGGCTCGGGTGAGCTGGAACGCGCGGCGAGCAGGAGCGGCGGTGCCGGTGCGCAGCAGGTGCCGTTGCTGCTGCACCGCGCGCTGGGGTACGACTCGATGAGCCAGCTTCTGCAGAGCCGGCGGTACTGA
- the LOC125521692 gene encoding thioredoxin H5-like isoform X1 has product MLIIFDIFGIMLSFIQSNSEISTENIPLFPPRVPESRSPDILTDLLEPMGCCGSNPVDEEEHLDYSSGNVTLITDLKSWEKKLEDATDANKTLVVKFSAVWCGPCRIAAPAYSELSLKHSDLVFVSVDVDELPELVTQFDVRATPTFIFLRDNKEIDKLVGGNQVDLQQKFEPYCRPGDEVMSKQSFEDKT; this is encoded by the exons ATGTTAATCATATTTGATATATTTGGTATCATGTTATCTTTTATTCAGTCAAATAGTGAAATCAGCACTGAAAATATACCTCTTTTTCCTCCTCGTGTACCAGAGTCCAGGAGTCCGGACATCCTGACGGATTTGCTCGAACCAATGGGATGCTGCGGCAGC AACCCTGTAGATGAGGAGGAACACCTAGACTACAGCTCTGGGAATGTGACTCTTATAACTGATCTAAAGAGTTGGGAGAAGAAATTGGAAGATGCAACTGACGCCAATAAAACA CTTGTTGTAAAATTCAGCGCGGTATGGTGTGGCCCGTGTAGGATCGCTGCTCCTGCATACTCCGAACTCTCTTTGAAGCATTCCGATCTTGTTTTCGTGTCCGTGGACGTAGACGAACTACCG GAACTGGTCACGCAATTCGACGTACGTGCCACGCCGACATTCATCTTCTTGAGAGATAACAAGGAGATCGACAAGCTGGTGGGGGGGAACCAGGTCGATCTTCAGCAGAAGTTCGAACCATACTGCCGGCCAGGCGACGAAGTCATGAGTAAACAGTCTTTCGAGGACAAAACCTGA
- the LOC125521692 gene encoding thioredoxin H5-like isoform X2 encodes MGCCGSNPVDEEEHLDYSSGNVTLITDLKSWEKKLEDATDANKTLVVKFSAVWCGPCRIAAPAYSELSLKHSDLVFVSVDVDELPELVTQFDVRATPTFIFLRDNKEIDKLVGGNQVDLQQKFEPYCRPGDEVMSKQSFEDKT; translated from the exons ATGGGATGCTGCGGCAGC AACCCTGTAGATGAGGAGGAACACCTAGACTACAGCTCTGGGAATGTGACTCTTATAACTGATCTAAAGAGTTGGGAGAAGAAATTGGAAGATGCAACTGACGCCAATAAAACA CTTGTTGTAAAATTCAGCGCGGTATGGTGTGGCCCGTGTAGGATCGCTGCTCCTGCATACTCCGAACTCTCTTTGAAGCATTCCGATCTTGTTTTCGTGTCCGTGGACGTAGACGAACTACCG GAACTGGTCACGCAATTCGACGTACGTGCCACGCCGACATTCATCTTCTTGAGAGATAACAAGGAGATCGACAAGCTGGTGGGGGGGAACCAGGTCGATCTTCAGCAGAAGTTCGAACCATACTGCCGGCCAGGCGACGAAGTCATGAGTAAACAGTCTTTCGAGGACAAAACCTGA
- the LOC125521681 gene encoding serine/threonine-protein kinase STN8, chloroplastic-like: MASSSLLPPPTFANKYHALLHPHGARHRLTRCGAAPTDGGAGDELLTGALNLNLVRPDPVVATVVSDTGTDGWGDLFTELKRSLQADSSDPAASDASSIGAAVPDGLLSSPLAGESANANAALVVPEGVLTSLPDSATDGVGAAVDAIPDELLSALNLDASSPAVRVADDALSRMEELTAGMNEAERWALFGVVAVTWLYLTARPGVLSGAVDTYVLAPLQQALDTLLGRRSLKMSDFVVGERIGEGSFGVVFSGAVVPRGGPAVEERAGRAKTKLQLDDRYKEKVILKKIKVGTVGAKECGDYEEWFNYRVARAAPESCADFMGSFVADKTKSEFVKGGKWLVWKFEGDRTLGNYVTDRGFPANLEPLMFGRALRGVDPLTRAALVVKQVMRQLVTSLRRIHDTGIVHRDIKPSNLVVTRRGQVKLIDFGAATDLRIGKNYLPDRTLLDPDYCPPELYVLPEETPTPPAEPIAAILSPILWQLNSPDLFDMYSAGIVLMQMATPALRSPSGLKNFNSELKAAGYDLNRWRETTRRRPDLQILDLDSGRGWDLATKLIAQREKGRLSAAAALRHPYFLLGGDRAAAVLSKLQLTK; this comes from the exons atggcctcctcctccctcctgcCCCCGCCCACCTTCGCCAACAAGTACCATGCGCTGCTCCACCCGCACGGCGCCAGGCACCGGCTGACCAGGTGCGGTGCCGCGCCCACCGACGGCGGCGCGGGGGACGAGCTCCTCACCGGCGCGCTGAATCTGAACCTGGTAAGGCCCGACCCGGTGGTGGCGACCGTGGTCAGCGACACGGGCACCGATGGCTGGGGTGACCTTTTCACCGAGCTCAAGAGGTCGCTGCAGGCGGACTCGTCCGACCCGGCCGCCAGCGACGCGTCATCCATTGGCGCGGCTGTCCCGGACGGGCTCCTGAGCTCGCCTCTGGCCGGCGAATCGGCCAATGCCAACGCGGCCCTCGTCGTCCCGGAAGGGGTCCTGACGAGCTTGCCGGACTCGGCGACGGACGGCGTGGGCGCGGCCGTGGACGCCATCCCGGACGAGCTCCTCTCCGCGCTGAACCTGGACGCGTCCAGCCCGGCGGTGCGCGTGGCGGACGACGCGCTGTCCCGGATGGAGGAGCTGACGGCGGGGATGAACGAGGCGGAGCGGTGGGCGCTGTTCGGGGTGGTGGCGGTGACGTGGCTGTACCTGACGGCGCGGCCCGGGGTGCTGAGCGGCGCGGTGGACACGTACGTGTTGGCGCCGCTGCAGCAGGCGCTGGACACGCTGCTGGGGCGGCGGAGCCTCAAGATGAGCGACTTCGTGGTGGGCGAGCGCATCGGGGAGGGGTCGTTCGGGGTGGTATTCTCCGGCGCCGTGGTGCCCAGGGGCGGCCCCGCCGTCGAGGAGAGGGCCGGCAGGGCCAAGACCAAGCTCCAGCTCGACGACCGGTACAAGGAGAAGGTCATACTCAAGAAG ATAAAAGTGGGGACGGTTGGAGCCAAGGAGTGCGGCGACTACGAGGAGTGGTTCAACTACCGGGTGGCGAGGGCGGCGCCGGAGTCGTGCGCGGATTTCATGGGGAGCTTCGTCGCCGACAAGACCAAGTCGGAGTTCGTCAAGGGCGGCAAGTGGCTCGTCTGGAAGTTTGAG GGCGACCGGACGCTGGGCAACTACGTGACGGACCGGGGCTTCCCGGCGAACCTGGAGCCGCTCATGTTCGGGCGCGCGCTGCGGGGCGTGGACCCGCTCACCCGCGCCGCGCTGGTGGTGAAGCAGGTGATGCGGCAGCTCGTCACGTCGCTCCGCCGCATCCACGACACCGGCATCGTCCACCGCGACATCAAGCCCTCCAACCTCGTCGTCACCCGCCGGGGCCAGGTCAAGCTCATCGACTTCGGCGCCGCCACCGACCTGCGCATCGGCAAGAACTACTTGCCCGACCGCACCCTGCTCGACCCGGACTACTGCCCGCCCGAGCTCTACGTGCTCCCCGAGGAGACCCCcacgccgcccgccgagcccatcGCCGCCATCCTCTCCCCGATCCTCTGGCAGCTCAACAGCCCCGACCTCTTCGACATGTACTCGGCCGGGATCGTGCTCATGCAGATGGCCACGCCGGCCCTCAGGTCCCCCTCCGGCCTCAAGAACTTCAACTCCGAGCTCAAGGCCGCCGGCTACGACCTCAACAGGTGGCGGGAGACCACGCGCCGGAGACCCGACCTGCAGATCCTGGACCTCGACTCCGGCAGGGGCTGGGACCTGGCCACCAAGCTCATCGCGCAGCGGGAGAAGGGacgcctctccgccgccgccgcgctccgGCACCCCTATTTCCTGCTCGGCGGTGATCGGGCCGCCGCCGTCCTGTCAAAGCTGCAGCTCACCAAATAA